Proteins from a genomic interval of Pseudomonas paeninsulae:
- the bcsZ gene encoding cellulose synthase complex periplasmic endoglucanase BcsZ, which produces MKPWMVMLLVLSPLGNAAHAGCQWPLWEQFKQRFVDAGGRVIDSSDPRAITTSEGQAYAMFFALAAGDQQTFERLLRWLEANLAQGDLQRHLPAWLWGRNPDGQWQVLDSNSAADADLWLAYSLQEAGRLWQHPDYSRLSARQLALIEHHEVAQLPQLGPLLLAGTEGFTGQDRWTLNPSYSPLPLLHSFAHRYPDSIWAAMLEPTQRMLEETSARGFAPDWVEWHDGQWQASRRSGWQGSYDAIRVYLWAGMQAPDPEEADRVVQRFQPMLRYLRQHERPPLRVDSLTGTAEGYGPPGFSAALLPLLSRAAEPHLLQEQLARLAAEPLQEDAYYDHVLSLFGQGWSEGRYRFSPRGALQPQSLEECL; this is translated from the coding sequence ATGAAGCCCTGGATGGTCATGCTGTTAGTCCTTTCGCCGCTCGGCAATGCCGCGCACGCCGGCTGCCAGTGGCCATTGTGGGAGCAGTTCAAGCAGCGCTTTGTCGATGCCGGCGGACGGGTAATCGACAGCAGCGACCCGCGGGCGATCACCACCTCCGAAGGCCAGGCCTATGCCATGTTCTTCGCCCTGGCAGCCGGCGATCAGCAAACCTTCGAGCGCCTGCTGCGCTGGCTGGAGGCCAACCTGGCCCAGGGCGACCTGCAACGGCACCTGCCGGCCTGGCTCTGGGGGCGCAACCCGGACGGCCAATGGCAGGTACTCGACAGCAACTCTGCGGCGGACGCCGACCTCTGGCTAGCCTATAGCCTGCAGGAGGCCGGCAGACTCTGGCAGCACCCAGATTATTCACGTCTGTCAGCCCGGCAACTGGCACTGATCGAGCACCACGAGGTCGCCCAACTGCCGCAACTCGGGCCGCTGCTGCTGGCCGGAACAGAAGGTTTTACCGGTCAGGATCGCTGGACCCTCAATCCCAGCTATTCCCCCCTGCCCCTGCTGCACAGCTTCGCCCACCGCTACCCGGACAGCATCTGGGCGGCGATGCTCGAACCGACCCAGCGCATGCTCGAAGAAACCAGCGCGCGAGGCTTCGCCCCCGACTGGGTCGAGTGGCATGACGGACAATGGCAGGCGTCACGCAGGAGTGGCTGGCAAGGCAGCTACGACGCCATTCGCGTCTACCTCTGGGCGGGCATGCAAGCGCCGGATCCCGAGGAGGCGGACCGCGTCGTGCAACGCTTTCAGCCGATGCTACGCTATCTACGGCAGCATGAGCGACCACCCCTGCGCGTCGACAGCCTGACCGGCACGGCTGAAGGATATGGCCCACCGGGGTTCTCTGCGGCGCTACTGCCCTTGCTTAGCAGAGCCGCAGAACCGCACTTGCTGCAGGAGCAACTGGCTCGTTTGGCTGCAGAGCCCCTGCAAGAGGACGCCTACTACGACCATGTACTGAGTTTGTTCGGCCAGGGCTGGAGCGAAGGACGCTATCGCTTCTCACCACGCGGAGCATTGCAACCACAGTCATTAGAGGAGTGTTTATGA